A stretch of the Oenococcus sp. UCMA 16435 genome encodes the following:
- a CDS encoding acyl carrier protein, producing the protein MSKEELFNKVKDIIADQTGEDASKITMATNIKDDLDADSLDIFEVMNEIEDQLDVKIEVEEGLNTVGDLVNFVDKQLANAKGE; encoded by the coding sequence ATGTCAAAAGAAGAATTATTTAACAAGGTAAAAGATATTATTGCAGATCAGACCGGCGAAGATGCCTCAAAAATTACTATGGCTACAAATATTAAAGATGATTTGGATGCCGACAGTTTGGACATTTTTGAAGTTATGAATGAAATCGAAGATCAATTGGACGTCAAAATCGAAGTCGAGGAAGGCTTGAATACAGTTGGTGATCTTGTAAATTTTGTTGATAAACAGTTAGCTAACGCTAAAGGAGAATAA
- a CDS encoding ketoacyl-ACP synthase III, with protein sequence MRTIKIIQTASQLPGKIVSNDDLAGMMDTSDEWIRSRTGILKRHIAVNETTASLAASVLKKLLEESGISAEQIDFVIVATMSPDSMAPSTAAQASALAGLTNAFTMDINVACSGFVYGLTLAHGLINTLGSHYGVVIGAETLSKLVDWQERSTAVLFGDGAAGVLVESVNEPERLLAADLRTFGKDAKSLTAGHLWSSATWNQPEKGSHYFQMDGHAVYSFATRQVAASIKRAFAKTSADMSDTDYFLLHQANQRIIDKVADLLKQPADRFLSNLAKYGNTSAASIPLLLDEMVKGNVIKSGQLLTFSGFGAGLSVGSIVYKY encoded by the coding sequence ATGAGGACGATTAAAATTATTCAAACGGCAAGTCAGTTGCCTGGAAAAATTGTCAGTAATGATGATCTCGCAGGAATGATGGACACATCGGATGAATGGATTCGTAGTCGGACAGGAATTCTAAAACGGCATATTGCCGTTAATGAAACAACCGCTTCTTTAGCTGCTTCTGTTTTGAAAAAGTTGTTGGAAGAAAGTGGTATTTCTGCTGAACAAATTGATTTCGTAATTGTTGCAACGATGAGTCCGGATTCAATGGCTCCGTCGACCGCTGCTCAAGCTTCTGCTTTGGCTGGTTTAACCAATGCCTTTACAATGGACATCAATGTTGCCTGTTCCGGATTTGTCTACGGTTTGACCCTGGCACATGGCCTGATCAACACACTGGGTTCTCATTACGGAGTTGTAATTGGAGCCGAAACGCTTTCCAAACTGGTTGATTGGCAGGAACGTAGCACAGCTGTTTTGTTTGGTGACGGAGCGGCCGGAGTTCTTGTTGAGTCTGTTAATGAGCCTGAACGTTTGTTAGCGGCTGATCTAAGAACTTTTGGCAAAGACGCAAAATCTTTGACAGCTGGGCATCTTTGGTCTTCGGCAACCTGGAATCAACCCGAAAAGGGCAGCCATTATTTTCAGATGGATGGTCATGCGGTTTATTCCTTTGCCACTAGGCAAGTAGCCGCTTCGATTAAAAGAGCTTTTGCAAAAACCTCAGCCGATATGAGTGACACAGACTATTTTCTGCTTCATCAAGCCAATCAACGAATCATTGACAAAGTTGCTGATTTGTTAAAGCAACCTGCAGATCGTTTTCTTAGTAATTTGGCCAAATATGGTAATACCTCAGCTGCCAGTATCCCTTTATTATTAGATGAAATGGTTAAAGGCAACGTTATTAAATCTGGACAATTATTAACGTTCAGTGGCTTTGGGGCTGGTCTTAGCGTTGGAAGCATAGTTTATAAATATTAA
- a CDS encoding MarR family transcriptional regulator: MTDRKIRQISALLIEVYNGIMQVEDKYLRTTQFRDITVKEVHTIDAITMYDHKTTTAVARQLRLSPGTVTASIDKLVRKGYVVRLQSKDDQRVIRLGLTRRGRLIYRAHQSFHRQMTESFLNGMDPEQIDIIEHSMLNLQTFLQIADEKGDSNEDD, from the coding sequence ATGACTGATCGAAAAATTAGACAGATTAGTGCCTTGCTGATCGAAGTTTATAACGGCATTATGCAAGTTGAAGACAAATATTTGCGAACCACTCAATTTCGCGATATTACCGTTAAAGAGGTTCATACAATTGATGCAATTACGATGTATGACCATAAAACAACGACCGCTGTTGCTCGTCAGTTGAGGCTTTCTCCGGGAACGGTGACTGCTTCGATCGATAAGTTGGTTCGAAAGGGATATGTTGTTCGTTTGCAGTCAAAAGATGATCAACGTGTAATTCGTTTGGGCTTAACCCGTCGAGGCCGCTTGATTTATAGAGCTCACCAATCCTTTCATCGACAAATGACCGAGAGTTTCCTTAATGGAATGGATCCTGAACAAATCGACATTATTGAGCACTCAATGCTTAATCTACAGACGTTTTTACAAATTGCAGACGAAAAGGGTGATTCCAATGAGGACGATTAA
- a CDS encoding beta-hydroxyacyl-ACP dehydratase, whose product MLLNVQQIADLIPNRYPIAWIDGVTDFVPDQSITAFKNVTINERFIQGRKDERVVPNILIIEMLAQAASILILKSPKFAHKTAYLGGIHSARFKRSVEPGEKLELTILLTKVRENMGVVDCTARVGEEEICHAQLLFVVSPEEPAVD is encoded by the coding sequence GTGCTATTAAATGTTCAGCAAATTGCTGATTTAATTCCCAACAGATATCCGATTGCGTGGATTGATGGAGTAACAGATTTCGTTCCCGATCAATCAATTACCGCTTTCAAAAATGTGACAATCAACGAACGATTCATTCAAGGACGAAAAGATGAAAGAGTAGTCCCGAATATATTGATTATTGAAATGTTGGCTCAAGCCGCTTCGATTTTGATCCTTAAATCACCTAAGTTTGCACACAAAACTGCTTATCTTGGTGGGATTCACTCGGCTCGTTTTAAAAGATCGGTTGAACCTGGAGAAAAGCTTGAATTAACAATTTTATTGACCAAAGTTCGCGAAAACATGGGAGTTGTTGATTGTACTGCTCGAGTTGGCGAAGAAGAAATTTGCCATGCTCAACTATTATTTGTCGTTTCACCGGAGGAACCGGCTGTTGATTAA
- a CDS encoding biotin--[acetyl-CoA-carboxylase] ligase: MSTGQKLLTFLSSYPEKWFSGTQLASQLELSRTAVWKGIRLLEDQGYSLESRHGLGYRLMIDNQLNAALISKALKMDFQPKIIVYNKVSSTNTIAKQMLFEDLKIPTIILANQQTAGRGRFDRKFYSPAASGIYMSIALPLSTEEKVNPGLLTTATAVAVGRAIKNIFHRQVKYKWVNDLILNNRKCGGILTEAMTDLESGRIASIVVGIGLNLTLDSKKMPAELLGKAGAISKGDSSKRNQLIAEFINFFFDIYQNYRSGDFLEEYRRHSIVLGKRITIVVNRKKITGKVEKINSQGAILLKSDDNQLLTISSGEIIKLNLLEGKYHE; this comes from the coding sequence ATGTCAACTGGCCAAAAGCTATTGACTTTCTTAAGTTCCTATCCAGAAAAATGGTTCTCCGGAACTCAATTGGCTTCTCAATTAGAACTGAGCCGAACAGCGGTTTGGAAGGGAATTCGTTTGCTGGAAGATCAGGGATATAGTCTTGAAAGTCGGCATGGACTTGGCTATCGCTTAATGATTGACAATCAACTAAATGCAGCCTTGATTTCCAAGGCACTCAAGATGGATTTCCAGCCAAAAATTATCGTTTATAACAAGGTTTCTTCTACAAATACCATTGCTAAACAAATGTTATTTGAAGATTTGAAAATTCCAACAATAATACTCGCAAACCAGCAGACCGCAGGTCGAGGGCGCTTCGACAGAAAATTCTATTCACCGGCAGCGTCCGGTATCTATATGAGTATTGCGTTGCCATTATCAACCGAAGAAAAAGTGAATCCAGGTCTTTTGACAACTGCAACCGCCGTTGCAGTTGGACGAGCAATAAAAAACATTTTTCATCGACAGGTTAAATACAAATGGGTGAATGATCTAATCTTAAACAATCGAAAATGTGGTGGAATTTTGACTGAAGCCATGACTGATTTGGAATCAGGTAGGATTGCTTCAATAGTAGTTGGCATCGGACTGAATCTAACTCTTGACAGCAAAAAAATGCCAGCCGAATTGCTCGGTAAAGCCGGGGCAATCAGCAAAGGAGATAGTTCAAAGAGAAATCAATTGATCGCCGAATTTATTAATTTTTTTTTCGATATCTATCAAAACTATCGCAGTGGAGATTTCTTGGAGGAATATCGTCGGCATTCAATCGTATTAGGCAAAAGAATCACTATAGTTGTTAATCGAAAAAAAATAACTGGAAAAGTTGAAAAAATTAATAGTCAAGGAGCTATTCTGCTAAAAAGCGACGACAATCAATTATTAACTATTAGCAGTGGAGAAATTATAAAACTTAATCTTTTAGAAGGAAAATATCATGAATAA
- a CDS encoding biotin transporter BioY, producing MNKQTLKNFGLSLVLAIFLALSSQITVPLLFVPITCQTLAIGLIATMFGLNISLESISLYILMGALGLPVFAGAHFGIAVIFGTTGGYIWGFLIYAFLVKFMLHNSKTTLKIGVANLTAATLQLFIGAAWLMFVAHLTPQAAIANGVLPFLVPGAIKIVAIVAVARLFSQRVPVLYR from the coding sequence ATGAATAAACAAACTTTGAAAAATTTCGGACTAAGCCTTGTCCTGGCCATTTTCTTGGCACTTAGTTCTCAAATCACGGTCCCTTTGCTTTTTGTTCCAATTACCTGTCAAACCTTGGCAATTGGATTAATTGCCACGATGTTCGGCCTAAATATCAGCTTGGAATCAATTAGCCTGTACATCTTAATGGGTGCTTTGGGCTTACCGGTATTTGCCGGAGCCCATTTCGGTATTGCGGTTATCTTCGGAACGACTGGTGGCTATATTTGGGGATTTTTAATCTATGCATTTTTGGTAAAGTTCATGCTTCATAATTCCAAGACAACTCTGAAAATCGGTGTTGCTAATCTAACAGCTGCCACACTTCAGTTATTTATCGGAGCGGCTTGGTTAATGTTTGTGGCCCATTTGACCCCACAAGCAGCCATTGCAAACGGTGTTTTACCGTTCTTGGTTCCAGGAGCAATCAAAATAGTTGCCATTGTAGCTGTGGCTCGCTTATTTTCCCAACGAGTTCCCGTTCTTTATCGCTAA
- a CDS encoding thymidine kinase, with protein sequence MIDIIRDMTQLFFEYGAMGSGKTIEILKVAHNYESQGKKVLLMTPAVDDRAGAGVISSRIGLKREAIAIHKADNLFEEVSKVDGELAAVLIDEAQFLEPIQVDQLADVVDKLNIPVMTFGLRQDAFNHLFPGSKRLFEIADKLEEMKTICTFCGKKAITQLRIVDGKPQYQGSQVFIGGDETYIPVCRKHWKDPDLKKLKELFPVNKKVSKQ encoded by the coding sequence ATGATTGATATAATTAGGGACATGACACAGCTATTTTTTGAGTATGGAGCGATGGGCTCCGGAAAGACTATTGAAATCTTGAAAGTTGCTCACAACTATGAATCGCAAGGCAAAAAAGTTCTATTAATGACTCCTGCAGTTGATGATCGAGCCGGTGCCGGAGTTATTTCCAGCCGAATCGGTTTAAAAAGAGAAGCAATTGCTATTCATAAAGCAGACAATTTATTTGAAGAAGTTTCAAAAGTTGATGGGGAACTTGCGGCTGTTTTAATTGATGAGGCCCAATTTTTAGAACCAATCCAAGTCGATCAGTTGGCCGATGTTGTTGACAAACTGAATATTCCGGTGATGACTTTCGGATTGCGCCAAGATGCTTTTAATCATCTTTTTCCAGGGTCGAAAAGGCTTTTTGAAATCGCTGACAAACTCGAAGAAATGAAAACGATTTGTACCTTTTGTGGAAAAAAGGCAATTACTCAATTACGTATTGTCGATGGAAAACCGCAGTACCAAGGCAGCCAGGTTTTTATCGGTGGAGACGAAACTTATATACCGGTTTGTCGAAAACATTGGAAGGATCCGGATCTTAAAAAACTTAAAGAACTTTTTCCAGTAAACAAAAAAGTATCGAAGCAATAA
- a CDS encoding Mur ligase family protein: MTIRSKFALFAGLSSYTLLHKVLHRGGTSLPGKIAYKIDPGFLEEFRNQVETVIVTGTNGKTLTTALCARVLEKTNRVVVTNNSGSNMIQGIVAALLSQKDKIKKSIRHGTIPIAVLEVDEANVKEVAKTLQPTHFVLTNIFRDQMDRYGEIYTTYEKITDGIKTAPKAEVIANGDSPIFARKPYKNAAVYFGFAHEKSVGDLRAPNNTDGVLAPTNDQVLHYHYLTYANLGDYFTKDASFKRPQLKYSVNKIDSLTPSKSEFKIDGNKFTLPLGGLYNIYNALAAYSLGREFQISAKDIFDALNEDSRIFGRQEQLKIGDHLVTIVLIKNPVGANSVIDMMMTDPKEFSLVTLLNANYADGIDTSWIFDAEFEKLHKTALKKIIVGGQRYKDFSVRLKMAGFKDQIVEQDFAKLIDRIKELPTTNVYVAATYTSMLMFREELAKAGLAKESF, from the coding sequence ATGACTATTAGAAGCAAATTCGCCTTGTTTGCCGGCTTAAGCAGCTACACACTTTTACATAAAGTTCTCCATCGCGGTGGGACATCGCTTCCAGGTAAGATTGCCTATAAGATTGATCCGGGATTCCTCGAAGAATTTCGCAATCAAGTTGAAACGGTAATCGTGACTGGTACGAATGGTAAAACGCTGACGACCGCCCTTTGCGCAAGAGTTCTTGAAAAAACAAATCGTGTCGTTGTTACAAATAATTCCGGTTCAAACATGATTCAGGGAATTGTTGCCGCATTACTTTCCCAGAAAGATAAAATTAAAAAATCGATTCGTCACGGTACCATTCCAATTGCAGTGCTGGAAGTTGATGAAGCCAACGTAAAGGAAGTTGCAAAAACCTTACAGCCGACTCATTTTGTTTTGACGAATATTTTTCGCGACCAGATGGACCGTTACGGCGAGATATATACAACTTACGAAAAAATAACGGACGGGATTAAAACGGCTCCAAAAGCAGAAGTAATCGCTAATGGCGATTCACCAATTTTTGCTCGGAAACCCTATAAAAATGCAGCTGTTTACTTTGGTTTTGCCCACGAAAAATCAGTTGGCGATCTGCGTGCTCCGAATAATACTGATGGAGTACTGGCACCCACCAACGATCAGGTTCTTCATTATCATTATTTAACATACGCAAATCTTGGAGATTATTTCACGAAAGACGCTTCTTTCAAACGACCACAGCTTAAATACTCGGTGAACAAAATTGATTCATTAACCCCATCGAAATCCGAATTTAAAATAGATGGCAATAAATTTACACTGCCGCTGGGTGGTCTTTATAATATTTACAATGCTTTGGCCGCTTATTCTTTGGGACGGGAATTTCAAATTTCCGCCAAAGATATTTTCGATGCTCTAAACGAAGATTCAAGAATATTTGGCCGACAGGAACAATTAAAAATTGGTGACCATTTAGTTACAATTGTTCTGATCAAAAATCCAGTTGGGGCCAATTCCGTAATCGATATGATGATGACCGATCCGAAAGAATTTAGTCTGGTAACTTTGTTAAATGCTAATTATGCCGACGGAATTGATACGAGCTGGATTTTCGATGCCGAGTTCGAAAAACTGCACAAGACAGCGCTAAAAAAAATTATTGTCGGCGGACAACGTTATAAAGACTTTAGTGTTCGCTTAAAAATGGCCGGTTTTAAAGATCAAATTGTCGAACAGGATTTTGCTAAGTTAATTGATCGCATCAAAGAGCTGCCGACAACTAACGTATATGTTGCCGCAACCTATACAAGTATGCTGATGTTCCGCGAAGAATTAGCAAAAGCCGGATTAGCAAAGGAGAGTTTTTAA
- a CDS encoding glutamine amidotransferase, producing the protein MADYQLRIAHLYGDLMNTYGDYGNVIAIKYYAKQIQVEVDYHLISLGDSFKADDYDFVLFGGGQDYEESVTAKDLPDKSGEIKKYIENNGSLLAVCGGFQLLGTTMEFASGKTINGIGAMSHHTVNLNSFELLDSMRGKRLIGNIQIKNNENGETYHGFENHQGRTFLGEKEKALGTVISGNGNNGDDKTEGVIYKQVYGTYFHGPILTRNGNLAKRILKNALFKRYPDIDWQTKLDAISTESF; encoded by the coding sequence ATGGCAGATTATCAACTAAGAATTGCTCATTTATATGGTGATTTGATGAACACATATGGCGATTATGGCAATGTAATTGCAATCAAATATTATGCCAAACAAATTCAGGTTGAAGTTGATTATCATTTAATTTCGCTTGGTGATTCTTTTAAAGCTGATGATTATGACTTTGTACTTTTTGGCGGCGGCCAGGATTACGAGGAATCAGTGACCGCAAAGGACCTGCCTGACAAATCAGGTGAAATAAAAAAATATATTGAGAATAATGGCTCTCTGCTTGCTGTTTGCGGTGGTTTCCAGCTGCTCGGCACGACAATGGAATTCGCTAGCGGAAAAACAATTAACGGCATTGGTGCCATGAGCCACCATACGGTTAATTTAAATTCTTTTGAATTACTTGATAGCATGCGTGGCAAGCGTTTAATTGGCAATATCCAAATCAAAAATAACGAAAACGGCGAAACCTACCACGGGTTTGAAAATCATCAGGGAAGGACCTTTCTTGGCGAAAAAGAAAAAGCCTTGGGAACTGTAATATCCGGAAATGGTAATAATGGCGATGACAAGACCGAAGGCGTTATTTATAAACAGGTTTATGGAACTTATTTTCATGGACCGATTCTGACACGCAACGGCAACCTAGCCAAAAGAATCTTAAAAAATGCCCTTTTCAAACGTTATCCGGACATCGACTGGCAAACAAAGCTCGACGCAATTTCGACAGAAAGTTTTTGA
- a CDS encoding FAD:protein FMN transferase translates to MKKKIWFFLILIVLSLSAIFAYFYISNKQKNAVQYADVPYQKNEFLLGTICTLTIYDKGKAYVLNKGMATIRHFDKEATLTEKGSVLDKINANAGIKAVKVPDDFWPLVEKAMYFSKNSDGSFDMAIGAVTNLWKIGLPGARVPSNSEIKAALPLLDYHDVILNKKKHTVYLTRKGMRLDFGGIAKGYIADQVKKTFLKNHVTSAIVSLGGNVYVIGKSHPASGTRDWNVGIQNPNQSRGSSVGYVRESDMSVVTAGTYEQYLISHGHKYIYLMNPKTGYPYENNLVSVTIVSKKSVDGDALSNAAFDKGLKSGLIYMNKKNKENIQAIFITKAHKIYITNGLKNNFKLTDHKYKMGN, encoded by the coding sequence ATGAAGAAGAAAATTTGGTTCTTTTTAATTCTGATTGTCCTTTCTTTATCAGCGATCTTTGCTTATTTTTATATTAGTAACAAACAAAAAAATGCCGTTCAGTATGCTGATGTTCCTTATCAAAAAAATGAATTTCTACTGGGAACAATTTGTACATTGACGATTTATGATAAAGGCAAGGCATACGTATTAAATAAAGGAATGGCTACAATCCGTCACTTTGATAAAGAAGCGACCTTGACTGAAAAGGGATCGGTTCTTGATAAAATAAATGCAAATGCCGGAATTAAAGCCGTTAAAGTTCCGGATGATTTTTGGCCTTTAGTTGAAAAAGCCATGTATTTTTCTAAGAACTCAGATGGCAGTTTTGATATGGCAATTGGAGCGGTGACCAATCTTTGGAAAATCGGTCTTCCAGGCGCACGTGTGCCTTCAAATTCTGAAATTAAGGCTGCTTTGCCGTTACTTGATTATCATGATGTAATTTTGAATAAAAAAAAGCACACTGTTTATTTGACACGTAAAGGCATGAGACTTGATTTTGGTGGTATCGCTAAGGGGTATATTGCAGACCAGGTTAAGAAAACATTTTTGAAAAATCACGTTACTAGTGCAATTGTTAGTTTGGGCGGCAATGTTTATGTAATTGGCAAGAGCCATCCAGCTTCCGGAACAAGAGACTGGAATGTCGGCATTCAAAATCCCAATCAATCAAGAGGATCAAGTGTTGGCTATGTTCGTGAATCTGATATGTCTGTTGTGACAGCTGGTACTTATGAACAATATTTAATTTCTCATGGACATAAATATATTTATCTGATGAATCCAAAAACTGGTTATCCTTATGAGAATAATTTGGTTTCCGTGACGATTGTTTCGAAGAAATCCGTTGATGGGGATGCTTTATCAAACGCGGCTTTTGATAAGGGCTTAAAGAGTGGGCTTATATATATGAATAAGAAAAATAAGGAAAACATCCAAGCGATTTTTATTACGAAGGCTCACAAAATATATATCACAAATGGTTTGAAAAACAATTTCAAACTGACCGACCATAAATATAAAATGGGTAATTAA
- a CDS encoding glucose 1-dehydrogenase → MENKVAIVTGGGQGIGRGIALRLSKDGYSVIVNGRTQSKLDKVAEEIKNNGGTAITFAGDVSNRAVNEQLVKKAESEFGRLDVFVANAGIDWVDTIEGTPEDAVNNVININLKSQIWALQTAPKVMRKSGDGGSIVLASSIAGMEGFEMLGIYSATKFATRGLVQAAAKELAVDKIRVNAYNPGIVLTPMWDEIDARFAERKNVPIGSTRQAFIDGILLGRGEEPEDVAKLVSFLSGDESDYITGQSIAVDGGIKFS, encoded by the coding sequence ATGGAAAATAAAGTAGCAATCGTCACTGGTGGCGGACAGGGAATTGGTCGCGGAATCGCTCTGCGTCTGTCAAAAGACGGATATTCGGTAATTGTTAATGGAAGAACACAATCCAAATTAGATAAAGTTGCTGAAGAAATTAAGAACAACGGCGGAACGGCAATTACTTTTGCCGGCGATGTCTCTAACAGGGCGGTTAACGAACAATTGGTTAAGAAGGCAGAATCGGAATTCGGTCGTTTGGATGTCTTCGTTGCTAATGCCGGAATCGATTGGGTCGATACTATTGAGGGAACTCCGGAAGATGCCGTCAATAATGTGATAAATATTAATTTGAAATCACAAATTTGGGCTTTGCAGACAGCACCGAAAGTTATGCGAAAGAGCGGTGATGGTGGTTCGATTGTTTTAGCTTCATCAATTGCCGGAATGGAAGGATTCGAGATGCTTGGAATTTATTCGGCGACTAAATTTGCAACTCGCGGACTGGTTCAAGCGGCCGCCAAGGAATTAGCCGTTGATAAAATACGTGTTAACGCCTACAATCCGGGAATTGTCCTGACACCGATGTGGGACGAAATAGATGCTCGTTTCGCCGAGCGCAAAAACGTTCCTATTGGCTCAACTCGTCAAGCCTTTATTGATGGAATTCTTTTGGGTCGTGGTGAAGAGCCTGAAGATGTTGCTAAATTGGTTAGCTTCTTATCTGGCGACGAAAGTGATTATATTACTGGCCAGTCAATTGCTGTTGATGGTGGAATTAAATTCTCTTAA
- a CDS encoding type I pantothenate kinase, with the protein MRKVVDEVLRRYKAGWENFFVIAVTGSVSVGKSTISQQLADELKKSFPGLTTSVVSVDSFILSNEELKSRGIFSEKGFPKSYDLKALSSALSKLKDGANEILIPVYSQAINNIAAGEFETIKKPKILIVEGVCAFRIDNYDLSIYVDANEKLVYQWFLKRTLSFIRNSKEDPNNFYYQFSKMPILEIMPAINQTWEQTDLKNLTEFIKPMESKADIIIHKTKGHRIDKITIR; encoded by the coding sequence ATGAGAAAAGTAGTTGATGAAGTTTTGAGGAGATATAAAGCTGGTTGGGAGAATTTTTTTGTGATTGCCGTCACCGGTTCAGTTTCGGTTGGAAAGTCTACAATTTCTCAGCAATTGGCTGATGAATTAAAGAAGTCTTTTCCGGGTTTGACAACGTCTGTCGTCTCCGTTGATTCATTTATTCTTTCTAATGAAGAATTAAAATCGCGTGGGATTTTTTCCGAAAAAGGTTTTCCTAAAAGCTATGATTTAAAGGCACTTTCAAGCGCATTATCCAAATTAAAAGATGGTGCTAATGAAATCCTGATTCCCGTTTATTCTCAGGCAATTAATAATATTGCGGCAGGAGAATTTGAAACAATTAAAAAACCGAAAATTTTAATTGTTGAAGGAGTTTGTGCTTTTAGAATTGATAATTATGATTTATCGATTTATGTTGATGCAAATGAAAAATTAGTTTACCAATGGTTTTTAAAACGGACGCTCTCTTTTATTAGGAATAGTAAAGAGGATCCGAATAATTTTTACTATCAGTTTTCAAAGATGCCGATTCTTGAAATCATGCCGGCGATCAATCAAACTTGGGAACAAACAGATTTAAAGAACTTAACCGAATTTATAAAGCCTATGGAAAGCAAGGCTGACATCATTATCCATAAAACAAAAGGTCACCGGATTGATAAAATCACTATCAGGTAA
- a CDS encoding metallophosphatase gives MNKFEVHEQLDKVILVSDIHENWQALKKIVDLPEYGKSDYTLIFLGDYTDANGSNLHEPIKVINFIMDQVKNYGALAIHGNHDDMLYGTAIGDSDKFFNWGNNGILETQKLLGLTPNDINIELTKNELNEKYFEYVDFLDKIPYGIEDQNRLFIHAGINWTKKNYHDTSVEDLIWIREEYFFSNFSKASLYDPVKRPIVDKNWHKNKSSKVIVAGHTPSYFLSADQLNPIVEMKNNQNDFPRYDIDGGSHSADVEAALNILILDKNGNEIRRDRLLA, from the coding sequence ATGAATAAATTTGAAGTTCACGAACAATTGGATAAAGTTATTCTTGTTTCCGATATTCACGAGAATTGGCAGGCTTTGAAGAAAATTGTTGATTTGCCTGAATATGGAAAAAGCGATTATACTTTGATTTTTCTTGGTGATTATACCGATGCTAATGGATCTAATTTGCACGAACCGATCAAGGTCATTAACTTCATTATGGATCAGGTAAAAAATTATGGCGCTCTGGCGATTCATGGCAATCACGATGACATGCTTTACGGTACGGCAATTGGTGATTCTGACAAATTTTTTAATTGGGGTAATAATGGAATTTTAGAAACTCAGAAATTGCTTGGCTTGACGCCTAATGATATTAATATCGAATTAACAAAGAATGAATTGAACGAAAAGTATTTTGAATATGTGGATTTCCTCGATAAAATTCCTTATGGGATTGAAGACCAAAACCGTTTATTTATTCATGCTGGTATCAATTGGACCAAAAAGAATTATCATGATACCTCAGTGGAGGATTTAATCTGGATTCGAGAAGAATATTTTTTCAGTAATTTTTCGAAAGCTTCTTTATATGATCCGGTTAAACGGCCAATTGTCGACAAGAATTGGCATAAAAACAAAAGCAGCAAGGTGATTGTTGCCGGACATACACCGAGTTATTTTTTGTCAGCCGATCAGTTAAATCCGATTGTTGAAATGAAAAATAATCAAAATGATTTTCCACGTTATGATATCGATGGTGGTTCGCATTCAGCTGACGTTGAGGCAGCTTTGAATATTTTGATTTTGGATAAGAATGGAAACGAAATTCGTCGAGATCGTTTGTTGGCTTAA